From Pseudanabaena galeata CCNP1313, a single genomic window includes:
- a CDS encoding DUF5615 family PIN-like protein: protein MKNIRLLADVHISPKTVGDLQKQGYEIVRSSEFLPANAPDINILEFARTENWVVLTQDLDFSMLVALSRYSQPSLITLRLSSAKPDIVTKKLLDVLPQIEEALQEGSAITIQDDSIRIRKLPVR from the coding sequence GTGAAAAATATCCGTTTACTTGCAGATGTTCATATCTCACCCAAAACCGTTGGAGACTTGCAAAAACAAGGCTATGAGATCGTTCGTAGTTCGGAATTTTTACCTGCCAACGCACCAGACATCAATATTTTAGAATTTGCCAGAACCGAAAACTGGGTTGTACTGACTCAAGATCTAGACTTCTCAATGCTAGTAGCACTTAGCAGATACAGTCAGCCCAGCTTAATCACCTTGCGCCTTTCATCAGCAAAACCCGACATCGTGACCAAAAAACTGTTAGATGTATTGCCTCAAATAGAAGAAGCCTTACAAGAAGGTTCTGCAATTACAATCCAAGATGACAGTATTCGCATTCGCAAACTACCAGTGAGATAA
- a CDS encoding DUF433 domain-containing protein, which produces MGLDRIVIKPDVCLGQPTVRGLRITVAFVLKLLASNLSVPEILEAYPELEIEDIRQVLNYAAWAVSDQTHGVLA; this is translated from the coding sequence ATGGGATTAGATCGAATTGTCATTAAACCAGATGTCTGCCTCGGACAGCCCACCGTCAGAGGGTTGAGGATTACCGTAGCCTTTGTCCTCAAACTCTTAGCCAGCAACCTATCCGTCCCAGAAATCCTAGAAGCCTATCCTGAACTAGAAATTGAAGACATCAGACAAGTCCTCAACTATGCAGCTTGGGCAGTCTCAGATCAAACTCACGGTGTTCTCGCGTGA